Proteins encoded together in one Thermodesulforhabdus norvegica window:
- a CDS encoding ABC transporter substrate-binding protein: MKKKILVLVALLGFFVAVGIRDHCAAEEKASIKIGAFFALSGPASSIGTPTKLVAQMAVDKINKEGGIDGHPLELVFGDTESDPTKALIVAKRLVEQEKVIALIGPTRTDTGMAVKPYIEQSGIPTVMTVGGDPVIAGGKFGPYRWTFKAPQRTSVAVKKIYGYLQKRGIKKIALIHATDGFGRDGLRWLRELAPEYGLQIVAVESFGVNDPDMTAQLVKIKNTDAEALICWTIGPAGAKVARNVRQLDITIPLIQCHGLPDPKYVELAGDAANGSIMPSTRLMVADQLPDTDPQKPVVKEFMRLYEEEYNFDEKYPINTHSGYAWDAIMLLTEAIKRVGPDKMKDVRQFREAIRDALENIDGYVGISGIFHLTPEDHNGLGTDSLVMVQVVDGGWKLIEP, from the coding sequence ATGAAAAAAAAGATTCTGGTACTGGTAGCATTACTTGGATTCTTCGTGGCCGTAGGTATTCGAGACCACTGCGCCGCCGAGGAGAAGGCTTCTATTAAAATCGGGGCTTTCTTCGCCCTTTCGGGCCCTGCATCCTCTATCGGAACTCCCACAAAGCTGGTGGCTCAGATGGCCGTGGATAAGATCAACAAAGAAGGCGGAATTGACGGCCATCCTCTGGAACTCGTGTTCGGTGATACCGAGAGCGATCCCACAAAGGCACTTATTGTGGCCAAGCGACTTGTTGAACAGGAAAAGGTCATAGCCCTGATAGGCCCGACGAGGACGGATACGGGAATGGCCGTAAAGCCTTATATCGAGCAGTCCGGAATCCCCACGGTGATGACCGTGGGAGGTGATCCCGTAATAGCCGGAGGGAAGTTCGGTCCCTACCGATGGACTTTCAAAGCGCCTCAGCGCACCTCCGTGGCCGTTAAAAAAATTTACGGATACCTGCAGAAAAGAGGCATTAAAAAGATAGCGCTGATCCACGCAACGGACGGCTTCGGGCGGGACGGCTTGAGGTGGCTCAGGGAGCTTGCTCCTGAGTACGGTCTTCAGATTGTGGCCGTCGAATCTTTTGGTGTGAACGATCCCGATATGACCGCCCAGCTGGTAAAAATCAAAAACACCGATGCCGAGGCGCTTATCTGCTGGACTATAGGGCCCGCCGGCGCAAAGGTGGCCAGGAATGTCCGTCAGCTCGACATAACCATTCCCCTCATTCAGTGTCACGGTCTTCCCGATCCCAAGTATGTAGAGCTTGCCGGAGATGCCGCCAACGGTAGCATTATGCCCTCAACGAGGCTTATGGTGGCGGACCAGCTCCCCGACACGGACCCTCAGAAGCCTGTGGTAAAAGAATTTATGAGGCTGTACGAGGAAGAGTATAATTTTGATGAAAAATATCCCATTAACACCCATTCCGGCTATGCCTGGGATGCCATAATGCTTCTGACGGAAGCGATCAAACGGGTTGGACCCGATAAAATGAAGGACGTCAGGCAGTTCCGGGAAGCCATTCGAGATGCCCTCGAGAATATCGACGGCTATGTGGGCATAAGCGGTATTTTCCACCTGACCCCGGAGGATCACAACGGTCTGGGGACGGATTCACTGGTCATGGTGCAGGTTGTTGACGGTGGCTGGAAGCTGATAGAACCTTAA